Proteins encoded by one window of Roseibium sp. Sym1:
- a CDS encoding lipopolysaccharide biosynthesis protein, whose product MRAFTFLSSTFIKGAGISTLANGAASGLDLLSFLLVARILNTEEMGVFLISLMIGAGLVRIGTYNLSNVAMRSATRALDQGKPKDLRFILDLGVACDGLLLAFALAAGAAAAHFLVSGDNPVMFVLVMMTVLVNPIKPQVLAVALPRAFGHHVALYLLVFLGAALKTALLYATWSLGGGYPGVLGSFFVWQLVPVAGGLVLLGRASKTHGALAHSRSTRKDFAEDHPEFLPLLRAGALTGLPQLAFDFATPIVGVFGSVAMAGLFGLAVKISQAVRIYADPLAFTLYAEQCRAVEHGHLRSLGRQTTFWAAGMGGLTTLAALVFACIDKSFVGFVFGLDYIAAIPAIQWCIIAAIPTTMALPFQFGLFALGRANRVFHAETTGALTFLVLLAAMAGQAEMAAIALAASRLVTSIASWLFFRHYSNSASEARS is encoded by the coding sequence TGCGCGCTTTCACATTCTTGAGCAGCACTTTTATAAAGGGAGCTGGAATTTCAACCCTGGCGAATGGCGCGGCGTCAGGCCTCGACTTGCTGTCGTTTCTGCTCGTTGCCCGCATCCTGAACACCGAGGAGATGGGCGTCTTTCTCATCTCGCTCATGATCGGCGCGGGGCTGGTCCGGATCGGGACCTATAACCTGTCGAATGTTGCCATGCGCTCAGCCACCCGGGCGCTAGACCAAGGCAAACCCAAGGATCTGAGGTTCATCCTCGATTTGGGAGTGGCGTGCGACGGCTTGTTGCTGGCGTTCGCTCTTGCAGCCGGAGCCGCTGCTGCGCATTTCCTTGTTTCCGGCGATAATCCCGTCATGTTCGTCCTGGTCATGATGACCGTGCTTGTAAACCCCATCAAGCCGCAGGTTCTCGCAGTCGCCTTGCCGCGGGCATTCGGTCATCACGTGGCGCTGTACCTCTTGGTCTTTCTGGGGGCCGCCCTGAAGACCGCCTTGCTCTACGCCACATGGTCGCTCGGCGGTGGTTACCCAGGTGTTCTTGGCTCGTTTTTCGTTTGGCAGCTTGTTCCCGTTGCCGGGGGGCTCGTGCTGCTGGGCCGCGCCAGCAAAACACATGGCGCGCTCGCTCACAGCCGATCCACGCGCAAGGACTTCGCCGAAGATCATCCGGAGTTTCTCCCGCTCCTGCGCGCCGGGGCCCTCACCGGCCTGCCACAATTGGCATTCGATTTCGCAACGCCGATCGTCGGTGTTTTCGGAAGCGTCGCCATGGCCGGCCTGTTTGGCCTTGCAGTCAAGATCAGCCAGGCGGTCCGGATCTACGCCGACCCTCTCGCCTTCACCCTTTACGCAGAGCAGTGCCGCGCCGTCGAGCATGGTCACTTGAGAAGCCTGGGCAGGCAGACAACATTCTGGGCGGCGGGAATGGGCGGTTTGACGACCTTGGCCGCGCTGGTGTTCGCGTGCATCGACAAGTCATTTGTCGGCTTCGTGTTCGGCTTGGACTACATCGCCGCGATCCCGGCGATCCAATGGTGCATCATCGCGGCCATTCCCACGACGATGGCACTGCCTTTCCAGTTCGGTCTCTTCGCGCTTGGACGCGCAAACCGGGTTTTTCATGCCGAAACGACCGGTGCGCTTACATTCCTGGTCCTTTTGGCGGCCATGGCTGGACAGGCCGAAATGGCTGCGATCGCGTTGGCCGCAAGCCGGCTCGTCACATCAATCGCAAGCTGGCTGTTTTTCCGTCACTACTCAAACTCTGCAAGCGAGGCTCGCAGCTGA